In a single window of the Nicotiana tomentosiformis chromosome 8, ASM39032v3, whole genome shotgun sequence genome:
- the LOC138897600 gene encoding uncharacterized protein, producing MVRTRTTRSSGRTSVPPARAARGWGRGRGRGVAHTVARAALVDPPITPAQEQIPDVVKPARPTQAPTVPIDGGGAQTPVARTPEQVVQELQTPGVLPALSVVVAQAQVGSPMSDKEQKKLERFGRLRPPAFSGVEFEDALDFLDKCQRIFRTTSILEISGVLFTTFRLSGAAFIWWEAYELSRHASAAPLTWHDFSVLFLEKFCSTDPQRGVV from the exons atggtgaggacacgtactaccagatcgaGCGGACGGAcatcagtaccaccagctagggcagcgagaggctggggccgcggtagaggtcgaggtgtagctcatacAGTAGCTAGAGCAGCACTTGTGGATCCACCAATTACTCCAGCACAGGAGCAGATACCAGATGTGGTTAAGCCCGCGAGACCAACTCAagcaccaactgtgcccatt gatgggggaggtgctcagactcccgtcgcccgtactccagagcaggtggttCAGGAACTTCAGACACCGGGAGTACTACCAGCCTTGTCAGTTGTAGTTGCTCAGGCTCAGGTGGGTTCACCTATGAGTGACAAAGAGCAAAAGAagctagagaggtttgggaggctcaggccTCCAGCATTCAGTGGGGTTGAGTTTGAGGATGCTCTAGATTTCTTGGACAAGTGCCAGCGGATCTTTCGCACGACAAGTATTCTAGAGATTAGTGGAGTCTTATTTACTACTTTTAGGTTGTCGGGGGCAGCCTTcatatggtgggaggcctatgagttgagcaggcatGCCAGTgctgcaccacttacatggcatgacttctcagttctcttcttagagaagttttgTTCCACAGACCCGCAAAGAGGAGTTGTGTAg
- the LOC138897599 gene encoding uncharacterized protein, with protein sequence MTWEIASGARFDVVVDTARRLEQVRSQEREESRPHGLGGFSDVFLEDSPTTTGVALIGPLRWLVRFIVVHQLAMVHTMLVWLKPHEKNYPNHDLKLASIVHALKIWRRYLYDVFCEVFTDHRSHQHLFKKKDLNLRQQRWLELLKDYDITILYHPGKANVVANALNRKAASIGSLTYIPIGERPLASDVQALANQFMRLDVSEPRVLSCVVSRSSLYDRIGECQYDDPHLLVLKDTVQHCDAKEVSIGDNGVLQMHGRICVPNVDGLCEKYYSDPSHVLDFSTVQLDGDLTYDVESVAILDRQVRKLRPKNIV encoded by the exons ATGACTTGGGAGAttgcatcaggtgctaggttcgatGTGGTGGTTGATACTGCTAGGCGGTTAGAGCAGGTtcgtagtcaggagcgtgaggagagtaGGCCTCATGGTTTGGGTGGTTTCAGCGATGTTTTTCTGGAGGACAGTCCCACCACAACAGGGGTtgcccttataggcccgctcagatggctcgtccggttcatcgtggtgcatcagctagccatggttcatacaatgctTGTCTGG ttgaagcctcatgagaagaactaccccaatCATGATTTAAAGTTGGcatccatcgttcatgcattgaagatttggaggcgttATCTCTACGACGTgttttgtgaggtatttacagatcatcgaagtcatcagcatttgttcaagaaaaaggatttAAATTTGAGGCAACAGAGATGGctggagctgttaaaagactatgatattaccattttgtatcatcccgggaaggccaatgtggtggccaatgccttaaATAGAAAGGCGGCGAGTATAGGAAGCCTTACATATATTCCTATTGGGGAGAGAccacttgcatcagatgttcaggccttggccaatcagttcatgaggttagatgtttcggagcctagggTTCtatcttgtgtggtttctcgatcttctttatatgatcgtatcggagagtgtcagtatgacgacccccatttgcttgtccttaaggacaccgTTCAGCactgtgatgccaaggaggtttcaaTTGGAGATAATGGGGTATTGCagatgcatggtcggatttgtgtgcccaatgtagatgggttatgTGAG AAGTATTAcagtgatccatctcatgttttggacttcagcacggttcagttagatg